The following nucleotide sequence is from Bactrocera oleae isolate idBacOlea1 chromosome 2, idBacOlea1, whole genome shotgun sequence.
CTGCTTTTGCAGCCAACGCTCCCACCGGTCCTGTCGGTGAAGCTGGTCGCAATGGATGAGGTGGCGCAAGTGACGCTGCCGCCGCTGCACCTGTCGTCGATGCATTTACAATGCTATTAGTATTTAAACTAGCGTTGGCATTACTGGCAATAGCTGCAGTAGCTGGAGAGCTGGTTACACTAGTACCGGTCGTATTGTTGGGTGGTGGCAAAAATGCGCCACCACTATTCAATGCATCAGTGGTATTAGAATTGCTGTTTTGCGCAGTCGCATTGGAGCTGTTACTGCCATTGTCGTTGCCATTGTTGATGCCGATGGGACCACTTATACTTGCTGCTCGACTTTGACGCAATGCGGGAGACTTTGTTTGTTCGCGGGCCGCCTTATTAGACTCTTTTTTAGCTTGCTTGAGCGGTGGTTCTAAGAAGGAGTTAGCGGATACGGTGCTCGCTGCAACGGAGCTTCGCCGACGCTTCTTTTCTTCCTTTTCAACCTTTTTATCAACTTTTTCGGTCTTATCACTAATATCTTTCGTTTTTGAATTACGTTCGCCGCCGCGCTGCTTGTGTTCTTTGGTGATAATACTAGTAATCTTGTCTGGCTTTTCTGTTGGTGTTGCATCCGATTTGGTACTTAGCGATGTTATTTTGCTGGGCGCAGGTGGTTTCGGCGTTAAGTCCGGAAAACTGCTGTTTGAACTATCTGAATGCATAACGACCGGTGCGGTGTCAGTTGATGTGGCAGTCGCTGAATTTGTTGCAGATGTTGTCGTCAATAAAGCAGCGTCTTCTGGTAAGGACACCTTGCCAGTGTCATTGGCGTCAACGGTTTTGCTGCTGGTATTGCCTGTAGTATTTGAAGCAGTCGCAGTTGTATTGGTGGTTGCTGGTATAATGGTTCCAGCGCTTTTGTTACCATGCTTACTACTGCCTCTCGATTCTAATTCACCCGATTCGCTTGAATTTCGTTTCTCCTCTTTGGATGATTTATCTTTGGATTTCCTATCTCTGCTTTGTGACTTCTTAGTTAGCGCAATTGGTACGGATCCATTGGCATTGTTGTTTAGGCTATTGGAATTGGTAGAGTTGTTTGTTGAGTTCGAAAACAGGGTTACGCTATTCGATTCAGACTTAGGGGGTTCATTTTGGGGTGCTGTCGTCTCCGCAGTCAGAGACGCTGCTTTGGATCCGGTTATAGCTGTAGAAGCGACTCCCGTTGAGGATGCATTCCCATTCGAATTAGTTTCTGTGTGCTTTTCGGAACGGGGCTTCTCCTCAGATCGGTCTTTATCGCGCTCTTTCTCTCTTTCCTTCTCTCTTTCTTTGTGCCTCTCCTTATCACGCTCTTTTTCACGTTCCTTATCTTTTTCCTTGTTCTTATCCTTTTTCTTGTGTTTATGAGACCTCTTTTCCTTATCCTTTTCTTTATCTTTGTCCTTTTCCTTCTCTACCTTTTCGCTTTGATTATTTGAGCTGGTTGGTAGTTTCTTATCTCCACTGGTAGTCGCGGCATTCGCACCACTTACTTGTGTAGTTGTTGGATTTGTCGATATTTTGTctatatttttatcattattctTCCCTTTAACTGCTTCTGTTTTCTCTTTCGCATCTTTATCTGGTTTCTTGATGCTGAAATTTGCTGGTGATTGCTGGCCCTTGTTATCTTTAGCTTCATTCGAAATAACGTTTCCACTTGGTGTTGTAGCCATCGTCACAGCATTGCTGCTGCTATTTACTATATTTCCGTGGCGTTCTTCTTTTAGATCTCTTGACTTCCCATCCCCACTACGATGTTTTTCTTTATGTTCATCACGTCGCTCTTTATCGCGTTCCTTGTCCTTGTCTTTgtctttcttttctttcttaGACTTTTTACCACTTGAAGTGGACTTTTCTTCGCGAGACTTTGATTCTTTCCCCTCAGTTTTGCTACTACTACCAGCTGATTTAATATCCTCTACACGTCCGCTTGCGGATGAAGATGATCGCGGCGGTGTGGGCCGCTTTGGGCTCGGCGCACCAGCATCGCGGGCATTCGTCTTTGGACTTAGAGACCGTTTGGTGCCACTGCTTGAACCTTTCTCTCGACTACGCTCCGGCTCCTTGTCGCGCGATTTATCCTTTTTTGATTTAGACTCCTCACGTTTTTCATGTTTGCTATTATCTCCAGAGGATTTCTTACTTTCACTACGTGATTCCTTATTAGGGCTGGATGAGGACTTGTGCTTTTCTTTCTTATCAGATTTCTCTCGACTCTTTTCGTTGCTATTACTCGCCAACGTTGAAGAGTTCGTTTTTTCTCGATCTTTACTAGATTTTTCTTTTGCAATGGAGTTGTTTGAGTTGATATTTCCAGAGTTGGGTGTGACTGTACCTCCAGTTCCAGCACCGCTACCACTTGCGTTGCTTGTACTCGGAGTTCCCTTTCCACCAACCGTATTCAAACTAATATTTTTCCCATCAGGCGAATGTTTACTAGACCCGCTTTTAATTGGTGCACCAAATAGGTTTGCAAATGAATTACTCTTCGAATCATCTATAcgagttttgtgttttttaccgCTATTGCCACCAATTGAGTCTCCGCTACTCAGCTTCGGCTTGCTAACCATACCACCGCCTTCGTCACTAATAACGGCATTTGGGGTGTTATTTGTAGATGGAACGGTGGCACCTCCAACCATTCCCGCGCCAGTCACTGGTATGCCACCACCTTTGAGCAACTTTTGACGAAAATCCTCCGAAACATGATCAAATACAAATTTCTGCACTTCAAAGCGATGATGTGGGGGCCCAGTCTGTTGCAAATCTAAGTCGTAAGTGAATTGTATACGCTTTGGCTCATCGCGATTGCGAAAATAAATATCGATCGGGAGCAAAAATCCTGCGTAACCGGACTCTGTTATCACGTATGGTGGCTTGTTGCAAACTGTTGGAAGAAAAGTATAGGAAAAGAAttagaaattatattaaacgaAACGATAAGCAGGTAGGTGAAACTCAAATCTGAGGTATGCACTAGTATGTAACTTCTTATTTTACTAAACAAACAATTTGAACTCTTCTTACATATATTGGTTTATTCAAAAGGCATCTTACACTAAATTACTTATTCCCAAAGCTCTTATGAGAAAAATTAGGGAAGGCAAATAGAAACTTTCCCTGAAGAATTTTAATTGCTTTACCTGTTTCCTAACTGTTTCTTGATAAGtgaataaactaataaaatcaaattcaattttaagtacgatattaattttattatgtgtAAAAATCACGATTATCAATAGGCAACATGATAAGGGTTGAAACGCACACAGCTTCTATTATAAAGAAGTGGCTTTTGGTTGAGTTGATAACCAATTAATGCTGTAAACACTAATtgaggtgcaaaattttagctGAGGGTGATTATAGATAAGTAGCACTTACATAGGTATGTGTATATTGTGTACAATCATCAgacttataataaataaaatggaggGAACGCATTAGAGAATTAGCAGCTATTAATGTAAGAGGCGTTAATTTGTTGAAGACAGATTTCAAGTAAGAAATCCGTAAACACTGTACATACTCGAAGGCTTAAATACTACAGTAATTAACcgatttatttagttttagcaGAGAGTGCATTAGTTAagtcattattattttcattaaacgaTTTCATGTATTGAAGTACACTTATATAAAATAAGCAAATTACTTTTCCTTTCTTTTTTCTTCCTACATTGTCTATCAGTAAATCGTTTTAATGCGGGTTCTACAATAACCAATCGTCAAAGAGCGgccagctaaaaacaaaacacaaaaagatAAATTGTTTTCGCTGTTAACGAGAAGTTGTCTTTTTTGGGTTACAAAAGTGTGTAGAAAAACAAAACGAAGAATTGggataaaaaaaacacaaccaAATCAAGTCAACAAGGATTAGTCTAGAGCGAATGCTACGCATCCCTTATTCGAACGTCAACAACCACCCTCTAAATATTGTATTCTACCCTCCAACAAATTTACAGATACATCTATTCACCCAACCCCTTCCGAGGCTATGGTTTGGATCacaatataaacatacatacatataaaagaaCACACatttaagcatatacatacaaggtAGTTTGTGTGcgttttatatgttatattatcattatttgcatatatttaaacGAATAAATTGTGCTATTTACCCCTCTTTGGCTTTGGAAAAGAGTCGTGTAAATTAAAAACGACCTTGTCAACGTAGGTGCTGATATCTGCCTCCTTAACACCTCGCACGTACAATTCCCAGTCATGGGTAAAGCCTTCTGGTGTTTTTTTGTTTCGCAGCCTCGCTGTATGACCGATCTCGAATTGCACTTTCACTGCCATCGCAGTGGATGACAAACTAGATAATAACTATTAATTACCACCAAGAACACTCCAGTTGTTCAGCAGTTGTCTTATTGACCAAATAATAATATGGTTTATATACGCCGCATGCAGCCACTTCTCTTATTTACACTCTTATGTTTCAATCTATCCTATTATCTTCGGTTCAATTTATCTTGATGAGGACGAAATCTCCAATTGGTGTaccaatcttaaaaaaaaaaagaaaaaacacacaTGTCATTAGTACAAATCCCCTAATAGCAATAATGGTATAAGTCGAAGAAAATGGAGTTATCCGAAGTAAAACATACAAGAAATTAAACACGGTGCAGGTGGATTATACATGAAAAAATTGGTAAATAATGTTTACAGCGAACGCAggtaaactttaaaaaattaatatacttcataaaaaaaatgtattaacgaaataaaattaattaattaataaatgaaaacgcGCCGACGCGTATGGAATTCACTGATAGTAGTTGTGATGTATTTCTAGTTTGGCGGCACTGTGATAATTAAAGCACGTAGTCTTCCAAAGTGCGGTACATAAAGTGTTAGGCAAAGCACTAGCACcaacaacaattataaaaataaaataaaaatattacaattaaacATTGTTTATATGTAGTATCCATTTTTGCTCATTTAatgaatatatgcatatttcattcaatattttaatgtttttaatgtACGCACGGTTTTATAGTGAATACacacaaaactattttttgtctAGCAGTTCCGACGTCGACATTGTGTCTCCCCAGAATAACACAGCATGTTGGGAGTTTTTACATAGATAGTTAACACAAACTTCACCGTTGGACGCCTCGACACATTTCAGATCATGTTTTAAGA
It contains:
- the ear gene encoding dentin sialophosphoprotein → MAVKVQFEIGHTARLRNKKTPEGFTHDWELYVRGVKEADISTYVDKVVFNLHDSFPKPKRVCNKPPYVITESGYAGFLLPIDIYFRNRDEPKRIQFTYDLDLQQTGPPHHRFEVQKFVFDHVSEDFRQKLLKGGGIPVTGAGMVGGATVPSTNNTPNAVISDEGGGMVSKPKLSSGDSIGGNSGKKHKTRIDDSKSNSFANLFGAPIKSGSSKHSPDGKNISLNTVGGKGTPSTSNASGSGAGTGGTVTPNSGNINSNNSIAKEKSSKDREKTNSSTLASNSNEKSREKSDKKEKHKSSSSPNKESRSESKKSSGDNSKHEKREESKSKKDKSRDKEPERSREKGSSSGTKRSLSPKTNARDAGAPSPKRPTPPRSSSSASGRVEDIKSAGSSSKTEGKESKSREEKSTSSGKKSKKEKKDKDKDKERDKERRDEHKEKHRSGDGKSRDLKEERHGNIVNSSSNAVTMATTPSGNVISNEAKDNKGQQSPANFSIKKPDKDAKEKTEAVKGKNNDKNIDKISTNPTTTQVSGANAATTSGDKKLPTSSNNQSEKVEKEKDKDKEKDKEKRSHKHKKKDKNKEKDKEREKERDKERHKEREKEREKERDKDRSEEKPRSEKHTETNSNGNASSTGVASTAITGSKAASLTAETTAPQNEPPKSESNSVTLFSNSTNNSTNSNSLNNNANGSVPIALTKKSQSRDRKSKDKSSKEEKRNSSESGELESRGSSKHGNKSAGTIIPATTNTTATASNTTGNTSSKTVDANDTGKVSLPEDAALLTTTSATNSATATSTDTAPVVMHSDSSNSSFPDLTPKPPAPSKITSLSTKSDATPTEKPDKITSIITKEHKQRGGERNSKTKDISDKTEKVDKKVEKEEKKRRRSSVAASTVSANSFLEPPLKQAKKESNKAAREQTKSPALRQSRAASISGPIGINNGNDNGSNSSNATAQNSNSNTTDALNSGGAFLPPPNNTTGTSVTSSPATAAIASNANASLNTNSIVNASTTGAAAAASLAPPHPLRPASPTGPVGALAAKAAGANNGSTPTPALPTEYLSELQELHHKIMTLQDNEELQQVVEMIAATGCYEITAKTFDFDLCKLDRSTVQRLQEFFATSVS